One window of Phalacrocorax carbo chromosome 1, bPhaCar2.1, whole genome shotgun sequence genomic DNA carries:
- the COPG2 gene encoding coatomer subunit gamma-2 → MIKKFDKKDEESGSGSNPFQHLEKSAVLQEARIFNETPINPRRCLHILTKILYLLNQGEHFGTTEATEAFFAMTRLFQSNDQTLRRMCYLTIKEMANISEDVIIVTSSLTKDMTGKEDVYRGPAIRALCRITDGTMLQAIERYMKQAIVDKVPSVSSSALVSSLHMMKISYDVVKRWINEAQEAASSDNVMVQYHALGLLYHLRKNDRLAVSKMLNKFTKSGLKSQFAYCMLIRIASKLLKESEEGHDSPLFDFIESCLRNKHEMVIYEAASAIIHLPNCTARELAPAVSVLQLFCSSPKPVLRYAAVRTLNKVAMKHPSAVTACNLDLENLITDSNRSIATLAITTLLKTGSESSVDRLMKQISSFVSEISDEFKVVVVQAISALCQKYPRKHSVMMTFLSNMLRDDGGFEYKRAIVDCIISIIEENPESKESGLAHLCEFIEDCEHTVLATKILHLLGKEGPRTPSPSKYIRFIFNRVVLENEAVRAAAVSALAKFGAQNENLLPSILVLLQRCMMDSDDEVRDRATFYLNVLQQRQIALNAAYIFNGLTVSVPGMEKALHQYTLEPSDKPFDMRTVPLATAPIFEQKAEIALVTSKPEKVAPSRQDIFQEQLAAIPEFKSLGPLFKSSEPAQLTEAETEYFVRCIKHVFTNHIVFQFDCTNTLNDQLLERVTVQMEPSDAYDVICCIPAPSLAYNQPGMCYTLVQIPQDDPTAVACTFSCTMKFTVRDCDPNTGVPEDDGYDDEYVLEDLEVTVSDHIQKVLKPNFAAAWEEVGDDFEKEETFALSSIKTLDEAVNNIIKFLGMQPCERSDKVPENKNSHTLYLAGVYRGGHDVLVRSRLALGDGVTMQVTVRSKEEMPVDVILASVG, encoded by the exons GGTGAACACTTTGGAACCACTGAAGCCACAGAAGCTTTTTTTGCAATGACCAGATTATTTCAATCTAATGAT CAAACCCTTAGGAGAATGTGTTACCTTACTATCAAAGAGATGGCCAATATTTCTGAGGATGTCATCATTGTCACAAGCAG TTTGACCAAAGACATGACAGGGAAGGAAGATGTATACCGAGGCCCGGCCATCAGAGCGCTCTGCAGGATCACTGAT GGTACGATGTTACAAGCCATTGAGAGATACATGAAGCAAGCCATTGTGGACAAAGTCCCCAGCGTGTCCAGCTCTGCACTGGTGTCTTCCTTA CATATGATGAAGATCAGTTATGACGTAGTCAAACGGTGGATCAACGAAGCTCAAGAAGCGGCTTCTAGCGACAACGTCATGGTGCAG TACCATGCTTTGGGGCTGCTCTATCACCTTAGAAAAAACGATCGCCTTGCGGTTTCCAAGATGTTGAATAAGTTCACTAAGTCTGGACTGAAATCCCAGTTTGCGTACTGCATGCTGATCCGAATTGCGAGCAAACTCTTGAAGGAGTCTGAAGAGGG CCATGACAGTCCGCTGTTCGACTTCATTGAGAGCTGTCTGCGGAATAAGCATGAAATGGTTATTTATGAAGCTGCTTCTGCCATCATCCATCTCCCAAACTGCACAGCCAGGGAGCTGGCACCTGCTGTTTCAG tgctgcagctctTCTGTAGTTCTCCCAAACCTGTCCTGAGATACGCAGCTGTACGGACCCTTAATAAA GTGGCCATGAAGCATCCATCTGCAGTCACTGCCTGCAACCTGGACCTGGAAAACCTCATCACTGACTCCAACCGCAGCATCGCTACCCTCGCCATCACCACCCTGCTGAAGACAGGGAGTGAGAGCAGTGTAGACAGGCTCATGAAACAGATCTCCTCCTTCGTGTCAGAAATATCAGATGAGTTTAAG gtggtgGTAGTACAGGCTATCAGTGCTTTGTGCCAGAAATACCCTCGGAAACACAGCGTCATGATGACCTTCCTCTCCAACATGCTCAGGGATGAT GGTGGCTTTGAGTACAAGCGAGCCATTGTGGACTGTATAATCAGCATCATTGAGGAGAATCCTGAGAGTAAGGAATCAGGCTTGGCTCACCTCTGTGAGTTCATTGAAGACTGCGAACATACTGTCCTAGCCACAAAGATTCTGCacctgctggggaaggaggggccGAGGACTCCATCCCCATCCAAATACATCCGCTTCATATTCAACAGGGTGGTGCTGGAGAACGAGGCTGTGAGGGCTG CCGCTGTGAGTGCGCTAGCGAAGTTTGGTGCCCAGAATGAGAATCTTCTTCCGAGCATCTTGGTGCTTTTGCAGAG GTGCATGATGGACAGTGATGATGAAGTTCGGGACAGAGCAACATTCTACTTGAACGTACTGCAACAGAGACAGATAGCCCTGAATGCTGCCTATATTTTTAATG GGTTGACCGTCTCTGTTCCTGGGATGGAGAAAGCCCTGCACCAATATACGCTGGAGCCTTCTGACAAACCTTTTGATATGAGAACAGTTCCGCTGGCTACTGCACCGATCTTTGAACAGAAAGCAG agatTGCCCTAGTGACCAGCAAGCCTGAGAAAGTTGCTCCTTCCCGTCAGGATATATTTCAAG AACAACTGGCAGCCATTCCAGAGTTTAAGAGCTTAGGTCCATTATTCAAGTCTTCGGAACCAGCGCAGCTCACAGAAGCAGAAACGGAGTATTTTGTTCGTTGTATTAAACACGTGTTCACAAATCACATTGTTTTCCAG TTTGATTGCACAAACACGTTAAACGATCAGCTGTTAGAGAGAGTCACTGTGCAGATGGAGCCGTCGGATGCTTACGACGTGATCTGCTGcatcccagcacccagcctGGCTTACAACCAGCCGGGCATGTGTTACACCCTTGTCCAGATTCCCCAGGATGACCCCACTGCAG TCGCTTGTACATTCAGTTGCACAATGAAGTTCACTGTTCGAGACTGTGACCCAAACACAGGCGTGCCAGAAGATGATGGCTATGATGATGAATATGTG CTGGAAGATTTGGAGGTGACCGTGTCCGACCATATTCAGAAGGTTTTAAAGCCTAATTTCGCAGCTGCCTGGGAAGAAGTGGGAGATGActttgagaaagaagaaacctTTGCACTTAGTTCAATTAAAACTCTTGACG AAGCTGTCAATAACATCATCAAGTTCTTGGGCATGCAGCCCTGTGAGAGATCAGATAAAGTGCCAGAGAACAAAAATTCTCACACGCTCTACTTAGCTG GTGTATACAGAGGCGGCCACGATGTGCTGGTAAGGTCCAGGCTTGCACTAGGAGATGGCGTGACCATGCAGGTGACGGTTAggagcaaggaagaaatgcccgTCGATGTCATCCTGGCTTCTGTAGGCTGA